A section of the Castanea sativa cultivar Marrone di Chiusa Pesio chromosome 12, ASM4071231v1 genome encodes:
- the LOC142619185 gene encoding putative membrane-associated kinase regulator 6, whose protein sequence is MEASQPLSIESFSYSWLVNLRPSLESLDNSFRYSLDASDEASFIEMDPRMPPSKRFFKNSQDFKFDLPISQSSLALVHADELFSNGYVMPLFFDSLKMEAYNYKASDCNTPTLLPSSSHAPKVLIPNDIPRRSSSIRRCQRLSKHIFHKYMDFLRPLLQRLRRSKSSSEADSVDKRVHKVVKNWVYSSETSPRISVAYSADDDWRKSCDSESSIYEAVLHCKRSIGK, encoded by the exons ATGGAAGCTTCACAGCCTCTTTCAATTGAAAGCTTTTCATACAGTTGGCTAGTGAACCTAAGACCATCATTGGAAAGCTTAGACAACTCCTTCAGGTACTCGCTTGATGCGTCCGATGAAGCCTCCTTCATTGAGATGGACCCAAGAATGCCACCCTCCAAGAGATTCTTTAAGAATTCTCAGGATTTCAAGTTTGACCTTCCAATTTCACAATCTTCTCTTGCTCTGGTTCATGCAGACGAGCTCTTTTCCAATGGCTATGTTATGCCTCTCTTTTTTGATTCATTGAAGATGGAGGCTTATAATTATAAGGCCTCAGATTGCAATACTCCAACCCTGCTGCCATCCTCTTCCCATGCACCTAAAGTCCTAATCCCAAATGATATTCCTCGTCGCTCTTCAAGTATTAGAAGGTGTCAAAGATTATCAAAGCACATATTTCACAAGTATATGGATTTTCTTAGGCCGTTGCTTCAAAGACTAAGACGAAGCAAATCAAGTTCTGAAGCTGACAGTGTTGATAAAAGAGTTCATAAGGTGGTGAAGAACTGGGTATACTCATCCGAAACATCTCCAAGAATTAGTGTAGCTTACTCTGCTGATGATGATTGGCGCAAATCTTGTGACTCGGAGAGTTCAATTTATGAGGCAGTTCTCCATTGCAAAAGATCCATAG gAAAATGA
- the LOC142621050 gene encoding S-type anion channel SLAH2-like: MEDNTHMGSAQQNSTEVPSLLNYISSNKVAGFDDINMASSTNDQCQTGESGSFSPTTNGIESEPIHHHQRVPSISISTPSSPVNVHLPNTKRVLFSGETIIRDGIPDSFGVTKTARSKPSKYSKYHSQPLVTGPAFKEAITDGKFAYHPSIKRIKDNRFDSFKTWSGKLERQLTQLRGKLPQEAGPKDDTVHKTEFERNLPVDRYFDALEGPELDTVKASEEILLPNDDLWPFFLRFPISSFGICLGVTSQAIMWKSLATTASTKFLHISLTVNLILWCISIALVATVASIYLLKVIFYFEAVRREYYHPIRINFFFAPWISLLFLALGVPPSVATNLPQPLWYVLMTPIFCLELKIYGQWMSGGRRRLSKVANPSNHLSVVGNFVGALLGASMGLKEGPIFFFAIGLAHYIVLFVTLYQRLPTNETLPKELHPVFFLFVAAPSVASMAWTKIQGTFDYGSRIAYFIGLFLYFSLAVRLNFFRGFTFSMAWWAYTFPMTGAAIATIRYSNEVTSVLTQALSVILSATATLTVTALLITTIWHAFVLQDLFPNDLAIAISERKPKPYRKWFHLGHGSTDDKDDENFLKFRGSDGNDLEASTKPPSSERGEA; the protein is encoded by the exons ATGGAAGACAACACACATATGGGTTCTGCACAGCAGAATTCCACTGAGGTCCCATCTCTCCTCAACTATATATCATCAAATAAAGTAGCTGGCTTTGATGACATTAATATGGCTAGCTCCACAAATGATCAGTGTCAGACAGGCGAATCTGGATCTTTCAGTCCAACAACTAAT GGCATTGAATCTGAACCCATTCACCATCATCAAAGGGTACCTTCTATTTCTATCAGCACGCCTTCATCTCCTGTGAATGTTCACTTACCGAACACCAAAAGAGTTCTCTTCAGTGGCGAAACAATTATTAGGGATGGAATTCCAGACTCTTTTGGTGTAACCAAGACTGCTAGAAGCAAACCATCAAAATATTCGAAGTATCATTCTCAGCCACTTGTAACAGGCCCTGCATTTAAGGAGGCAATTACTGATGGAAAATTTGCATACCACCCAAGTATTAAAAGGATTAAAGACAATAGATTTGATTCTTTCAAAACATGGTCCGGGAAACTTGAGAGGCAGCTCACACAACTACGTGGAAAGTTGCCACAGGAAGCTGGACCCAAGGATGACACAGTGCATAAAACAGAATTTGAAAGGAATTTGCCTGTGGACCGATACTTTGATGCCTTGGAAGGGCCAGAGCTGGACACTGTTAAG GCTTCAGAGGAAATACTGCTTCCAAATGACGATTTATGGCCATTTTTTCTACGGTTTCCCATCTCTTCATTTGGTATCTGTCTTGGTGTTACCAGCCAAGCAATTATGTGGAAATCTCTGGCCACCACTGCCTCCACAAAATTTCTCCACATAAGTCTGACAGTAAATCTCATTTTATGGTGCATTTCTATTGCTCTTGTAGCAACTGTTGCTTCCATCTACCTTCTAAAAGTGATTTTCTACTTTGAAGCAGTTCGTCGCGAGTACTACCACCCTATCCGTATCAACTTCTTCTTTGCCCCATGGATATCCCTCTTGTTTTTAGCTCTTGGAGTGCCACCTTCAGTTGCTACAAACCTGCCTCAACCTCTTTGGTATGTTCTCATGACACCAATTTTCTGTCTTGAGCTTAAGATCTATGGACAGTGGATGTCAGGAGGCAGAAGGAGGCTATCAAAGGTGGCCAATCCTTCAAACCATCTCTCCGTTGTTGGAAATTTTGTGGGGGCATTACTAGGTGCATCGATGGGCCTAAAAGAGGGGCCTATATTCTTCTTTGCTATTGGGTTGGCTCACTACATAGTTCTATTTGTAACTCTCTACCAGAGGcttccaacaaatgagacaCTTCCAAAAGAGCTACACCCTGTATTCTTTCTGTTTGTGGCAGCACCAAGCGTTGCTTCAATGGCATGGACAAAGATTCAAGGAACCTTTGACTATGGTTCACGGATTGCTTACTTCATTGGCCTGTTCCTTTATTTCTCACTG GCAGTTCGGCTTAATTTCTTCCGAGGATTCAC GTTTTCGATGGCATGGTGGGCCTACACTTTTCCAATGACTGGTGCTGCCATTGCAACCATTAGGTACTCAAATGAAGTCACAAGTGTATTGACCCAAGCCCTGTCTGTCATCCTCTCAGCCACTGCTACGCTTACAGTTACAGCTCTGCTTATAACAACTATCTGGCATGCCTTCGTTCTCCAAGACCTTTTTCCTAATGACCTTGCTATTGCCATCAGTGAGAGAAAGCCAAAACCATACAGGAAATGGTTTCATCTAGGACACGGCAGCACAGATGACAAAGATGatgaaaatttcttaaaatttagaggCTCAGATGGCAATGATTTAGAGGCCTCTACAAAACCTCCAAGCTCTGAGAGAGGTGAAGCTTAA